The window cTTAGGAGTTCAAAtatcacatcttacatctaaaaaacaataatatttttcaatatgtGTTCACGAGTATCATGGCAGGTAACGGGTACCGAGTATCATGGCCTAGTTGAAATAGAAAGGCAAGGTTTGAAGTAGAAAGAAACCTATGTGTTCACGGAGGTCCGATGAGCGATGAGTGAAGGTCCGACGAGCGATGAGCGGATGTCCGACGAGCGGACGTCCGAAGAGCGATGAGCGACCAGGAGGCTTTGAGGTGGTGAGGAATTTGAATGGAAGATGTTGGCTAGGGTTTACGTATTGGAAGGGGGTCGTAGcaaattctcttttttttcgTTTAAGATGGATTGGTGGATTAATTGGCTGGGTTATTATAACCCAGTCCATAtaactaaaatattttttttttataacccaTCCTACCCATGGAACCCTGTTATAAGTCATCTATGCATATTCCATGGATTGGATGGATGGAGAATGGATGGGTTATAATAACCCATCCATATTTGAACACCCCTAAGCCTGGGGATAGTGCTGAGTATCCATTGCCATCTCGACCCTTAGGGCTGCATATATCAAAATcgtttttgaaaataaaaaatttagtttcataataaatataatactaaacaactttaattcttgaaatttttcatttggAAATCCTTAACCGTCATTTTTATAGTGTTAAATTAAAATATCGTCTTTAGCAAAACGAAAACCTCATTACtcatttggataaaaaaaaaacaaataattccaccgttaacaaaatataaaagcacataagtttttttttttaatcgtaaaaaataaagtaagcataaaatgTACCTAAATACATattttcattaatgaaattaaaaGGTACTGTAATTTCTAACTTTGAAGTTCATTGTAAAGTATTCCAACATGCAAATACGTGTTCAGAAAGTTGAACTGAATAAGATAATTACGGTTGACTCCAACATCCCAACCCTATATTAGAGGTGTAGAACCAGAAATAGACAATTaaaatcactaaccaaacaaGAAACGATGTTATCAGGTGAATTCAGGGGAAACATTTCCACCCTAATGTAAAGTTTATGGTGCATTAATGTTCCTATGACCAGCCAGAACTTTTCCACCAATTATTCTTATTCCCATATCAATGGTAGAGTGGTTTGGAATGTTGTACTCGGCTATAGTCCTCGTACCATCTGCCAGACATTTACCATCAAACATCAGCCCCTGCTGGTCTGGGAGTATGCCAATTATAGCATGGATTTTGGCCTTCAAAGTATCAATTGTGTCAATGCACTCAACTTCCAAGATGAAGCTCATGCCAACTAAAGGTTGCACGACAATCTGCATACCACTTCCCGGACTAAGAACAAGGTTGTCGCGAGTAGACGACTTCTGAATGTTATAGTTTGGAAGCATGCACTCATTTGCATAATGCCCTTCCTGGTTACAGTCTAAGCACTTCACCCGTGAAATGTTCACTTTTTGTTTCTTCATCGACGATTTGTTCCCTTCATGTTTCTGCTTCGGCTTTTTAGGCGCTTGAGCCTGCTCTTTGTCATAGTCATCGAAACAACTACGCTTGTTGGCATTGTTGTTGGAACTAGTTTCAATGAAATGTGACTCAACATTGATCTTAATAGATGTGAGGCGATCCTCTTCTAACTCTAGATGGCGAGCCGCATCCTCAAAAGTCCTTATACTTTCGTTATGGATTAGGTGCATCTTCATATGGTCCCAACTGTTTCTTAAAGAACGAATAACAGCTTGGACCTTCTGCTCTTCGGTCATTTTCTGACCAGCATCACTAAGCTCATTGATCATCTTAGACATTTCTCTTAAATGCATCTTCATAGTATGCTCAGAATGCATCTTATAAGTATCGAATTTGAGAGCCAGGGAACGAAGCTTTGTTAGAGACGTACCTCCATACTTGTGTTTCAATGCAATCCATAGATCCATCGCATTGTCATAAATGTGGAATTGCTTAGCAATAACATCATCCATCGCACTAAGAAGGATGATGCGAGCAGTGGAGTTCTTCTTCCTCCAAGCCACATACGCCTCTAGGTCCTTTTTATGTTGGGATGTAGTACCTTCCTCGGGTGCATCCATAACCGAACTCAAAGAATCA is drawn from Euphorbia lathyris chromosome 9, ddEupLath1.1, whole genome shotgun sequence and contains these coding sequences:
- the LOC136205601 gene encoding uncharacterized protein, translating into MTSASKSIVAELNKDLKLNGVNYEVWSMKIRDLLGEQKVLDSLSSVMDAPEEGTTSQHKKDLEAYVAWRKKNSTARIILLSAMDDVIAKQFHIYDNAMDLWIALKHKYGGTSLTKLRSLALKFDTYKMHSEHTMKMHLREMSKMINELSDAGQKMTEEQKVQAVIRSLRNSWDHMKMHLIHNESIRTFEDAARHLELEEDRLTSIKINVESHFIETSSNNNANKRSCFDDYDKEQAQAPKKPKQKHEGNKSSMKKQKVNISRVKCLDCNQEGHYANECMLPNYNIQKSSTRDNLVLSPGSGMQIVVQPLVGMSFILEVECIDTIDTLKAKIHAIIGILPDQQGLMFDGKCLADGTRTIAEYNIPNHSTIDMGIRIIGGKVLAGHRNINAP